The DNA sequence AAAATAAATGTTGCaagaacagaacatgcttcataaaacccgttttaaatatattggaatgtaaaaatcggacaggagcTCTTCCACGTAACAGTCggttgaaaaacctgttttaatccacctagtggtgcaattgtgccattTTCATTTAGATAACGTAGGATTTAATGGCTAGTTAAGTTCAAAATAACAtctataacattgtggaaatgtctattccattcttattacactttataagcatatataagtgcacgactgtcacgaacctgataagcaacatgtcgagGCTGACACActagaaacaaacaaaaataaaatatttatatagcttaatcacAGTGAGTTCACTGTTGTCTTCATTttaacttcatggtggagaaggAGAGGGATGCAAACTCAAGTAATGCTGAATGTATTTGAATAAGTGTTACATCATTCGggcatcatagggttaccagatTATATAGGTATTTGCTGTTTGACCACACtcatcaacccgtaactccggaaccggaagtccgatcaactaaaaattcaatagcgtcttatgggagcattataccgttcatttgaaattaagtttgtgcaaatcgtttGAGCCATCTCTGGagaattgagtgacattatttgacacacacatacatacatacgcacacacagacattttgcaatctcaactaactgaatcgaatgggatatgacacctcggccctccgggcctcggttgggaaatcaatttttggagtgattgcatagccttttcattatatgagaaaggcaaaaacctttGGTATTGAAAATCGTGAAAAATATATTCGGTTCTTACAAAAGAATCTTTATCAGATTTTCAATCTTGAATGTGGCGTTATACGGATTTAACTGCGAGCCAATTATGTTGGAGGTtctttgccgatttttttcgggTGAGTTAACTTTTTTAACTTTGTTCTAAGTTTGGTATAGACCTAGTTTTCAGTAGTCGAAACTATCAACTAAAATTAATACTAGGATCCAATAGATACACTAAGCAAATCGGGGGTATATAAAATATCATGTTCACATTGCgataaagtttatattggacaaaACCCTCTTCCCTAATTCATGTACGAAGTCTATTTTTGATTAGTTACGTCTTGGAAAAAGGATCgtttgctagtacatctcgtaCCCATCATCGACAGGTATAAAGGTAAAATGATTTCGGAATTAATCAACGTAGACCGTAGATTGTTTTCATTGACGATGCGGTACAAAAACATATCGGTCAATAAATTTTCTCCTTGTTTACAGTGATTTGCCACAGTTTTACGTCGAATCGGCTCGTTTCCTAAACTGGTTTCCACCTTTTTGGGTATGTTTCAATCTTCTTATAGCTGGAGTAGGTGTCTTCTTGTGTAACGAGTTGTAGCTCACCAATGAAATTGAGCCAACGAAAATTCGTTGATCTGACTCGATCAGTCGATAATGCCGAAGATAAAATAGAATGGAGCGGCCGTAAATGATGCTGAAACCCAACAGCAGgtcttttcaaaatatatttattgttCGCTGGCTATTGTAACCCGgcagggtaacaattttgcactACATTGAAAAATATCTACATATTTTGAATGTTTCAAAGGGTTTCTTCCATTtcattccactatgtttttatagttaaatgcacttgcacttcactatttaacagataccgttatttcgattactactaaTCTTCTTCactgtttgtatggaaaatggaaaaatggaagaaaacctttgaaacattacatACATTCCACTAaaacctccgttcgcgtatatattgtacATATTTTGTCTAttcactccgtagagtgtatttgtttatgcAACATGACTCGCCACTGTTCAACATGCTCGTTCATGTATTTgagttaaattttgtttaaattgttATACACGATCGTTGCAGGTGCATTATTTTTTGCTATATATTTGTTAATAAATAGCATAGGGTTTAGATACACgcaaaactcggccgtaataccattacgggaataaaaaaaaatgctctaatagtaAGACGTTTAGCACTAAAACGATCCCAATAAAAAATTCACCAAAAACAGCAATACCAACACGTTAACATCATCTCTGCCGCGCATTCATGTTTCATCACTTCTTATACAATAAACATTaacgcgtcggattgtctggcagtgtgtagcacttcacgtgtcattgtattgcgcatcaagcgAAGCGAACACAATGTAGATAAAGacgaagatcggctcacactcggctagctttaaagcacagtcagaaaaaaaccgttaagttgaaatttcttttctatcacggacgtcaaCAGCAAGGTGGCGACAgcacaaaacatgaacagtccttcccgtcatggtCTGGATCTGGAACTGGACCGGATCCGGGAACTAGCACGGATCAGGAACTGATACGGATTCGAAAACTGCTTAAAAAAACTTtcactatccaacctacccagtaaaaaaatccgtaattcctgctggtttctgccaatattggtGCACATTCCAGCCTGAATTCGAAAAGAAATCCGCCAGAATTCCATTTGGTTTTGCTCGATATTAATACTACCATAGAAATCAACcgaattacactagtttacaagaaaaatgaagcttcaagaaaaagtattttttagactaattttggatcgctgaacacgaaaacaatattcatttttttgttcacagaagcgattttgtgattttctcaaaaaactcatttttgagcactttgtgtaatttttagtcaatatttcttgtcaaaatcattcaattaatttagtcaatatgcaggttgaaagatgccgagatgccctttccaaaaacatataatatgtgtcgatcatatgtagaATTTATAATTATCGACatacgaacagagccgaggATGACAAATACTGGTTGTGTGATGCACGTACATAAACATctaccgaaattcgtcattccaccgtttactacctttgtagtaatatgagtttaataccgcagtGCGCAATTGtgtggtctgttaccgaaaagacaatagaatcttacccaaaagtaatagaaacatacccgttGAATTTTGGGtgtaacaaatatcctcctcctgtgatacatGTGGAGTGCGCAGAAAtacatacggcctctagcaaaaccAAGTATCAGATTAACATTCCTTCACTTTTCTTCCGCGATcaacgttcgggcctggccggcgtcggtacggataaataaacattttactcccaagcataattatctactgattccctgtgaaacttcagctagtccagatcgataacggagtagcagccaggggtgttTGCACAAGCTCAAGCATGGCAGAATCAGTGTCGAAAAaaaacggtcggatttgccccactgcgtcatttttcattacgacgcaattaaaaaaatgaaccaAATTCATTCAACGTGATTAGTAGGACTAGAAGAATCCACTTACCTTTATTATGCAATCattttaacaatcagaaatattcgGTAGTCAATtatgcataaaaatcaaatcaaaagttgtaaaaacacacttgttGTCGTTTGAGCGTCTCAATGTTAACTAATAAAATGTCATGCCACCATgcttattttcgatgctctacacaaCAACACTGATATTAGTTTGCGTATTTTTCTATAACAAAGGGGCGTCGAGTTCACCCACATGGTCGGATTTGTCCACCTTACCCTAATAGTAGAAATGTCTACTTCATTATCATACTTGGAATGTATCCCACTAaagtcgacgctgacacacCTTAAACCAAAAAGTGTAATATTTAATAAACTTAATCCGCATGAACAGGTCTTAATTTCGGTTAAGCAGTCTCATGAAGCCAGACCAAAGCGAACATCCATGTACCACCCACACTCCTGTTTGTAAAGACAGTATGCTTAGAAAAGCCACTTAACAAGAAACGAATGAATAGATTTGTCCCCTGAAGATGATGCACTCCAGCATCGAAACGTCGGAGCAATCATaaccagagctgcaaattttcagcaggttgttttgaacttgaaggaagaacaaatctcaaatcatgccctactatgttcaattcacagtttttcgtttgcatcattcattcgAACAAccgagctgctcaatcatttttcattcattttcgatttcattgaccctgtgaatatctctgtgCTGGGGTaatgactaggtttttcaagcaaaactactctgatcATTCTTCTTACTGTTCCTGtgagcttgaaaacgcaaaatatgtCAATATTTAACCttaactggcctctacagagcagactttggttggtgaatgaaaaagcatcaatttgaaatgaagacgtacggtttggttatgaaaatcccgccaacttgaaaatgaatgattaagggaggctttgaatttgaatcatagatgggtttgattgagctaaaagttggcatttgaaaatgaaaatttgcatcaCTGATCATAACATAACTCGTTTTAATCCATATGAGACGGGTTAGCCGAAATTAAGACCAGTTTGAGTACGTTACAGTcgaattcttcaatcaattaatcagcatgagttctaTTAATCCTcttaagacagatgtcttccgtttatTTCCACTATATTAATGATAATGAAAAACAGTTGCTTATCACCATCAATCAACAGATACTAGTTTTTCAACTATTACTTATAAcagatggagatggcttttggtcacggttttagccaatattattttatttggtctatcgcctacgtttcgaaggtctacgccttcatcttcagggcaagaagatgaaggcgtagaccttcgaaacgtaggcgatagaccaaataaaataatattggctaaaaccgtgaccaaaagccatctccatctgttgaaaacaaagtggtcgttcttCCAGTTACCTATTACTTatagtcttcttcagtgttcataTCGGTCTAAAGAATATTGCCATTGCTACAACCTTTTATACAGAAAACAGGTAGAAGAGGATCGGTAGGTGCCTAGATACGTGAAGCTGGCCGTTTTTTATGTGTGAGTAGTGTTTTGAAAAGCCATGAATATCCGTTACCTTGATCTCGATTAGGTAAGCTCTCAGATACATCTAATTGCCAGGGATTGAAAATTTGTCGTTGAATTTTTATATCCTCACTAGTTAGGTCATGTTTCTTGAAAAAGGTGTGTccatatgggaaattccagtgtcaCCTTACTAACCAATctgtaacttcggaaccaaaagtcagacccgaatgaaattcaatagctggtaatgggattactgtatccttcatttgaaatcaaatttgtaaaaatcgatcaagaattcgctgggaaataggtgtgatattagtttaggaacaAGGTGATGTCCCCGCGGGCATCTAGAACCGCCATAGGTTGCTAATGtggctactttgattggtcataagatctctagacctgcaaatccaagtaatgttgcacccatttcAATATGTAGTACATCATTTGTACATAATAgtattaccagtttatatggaaatttgctgtctGACCGcaatcttcaacccgtaactccggaaccggaagtcggatcaactaaaaatgcaATAGCAGTTTATGTGAGGTTTAGCTAACTGTGACAAAATTGTGTGactttaaatgacacacacatacacacatgcatacacacggacattttccgatctcaacaaactgaatcaaatggtaaatgacactcggccctctgggcctcggttAAACAGGCGACTTTAAGGGAGATTGCATAGCATTTTTTtatatgagaatggcaaaaatggTGCCTGAACACTAGAATGCctagaaaaataaataatttctgaaacacacaatcggcccacccctgagtcgattcctagtcccgccaggagtacttgcaccaaatttgatgcAAGTcgaacaagtctaactaccggaccaacgtacctgaagtttgtatgggatttttcaacaatttacatataGAAAACCCACTACCTCGCATTTTCGCTggtaggtggcactgtatacatcgcattatcactgtaagtgaaaataagaaagataatttaattgtctacaacattgtcgaagactgctagtcaatccgactttgttaaaagaagttattaaagttTTAGCgacgtgatgtctgagtcagttttgtatgGGGCCTGGCAGaccatggttgtgtatcagtactcgatacCCAGGAACAATAGCATTTTGTgtaataatggttagatttagctcaatagtatattcagaagaattgtagcacataatacgagttatgttttggttagaaaattttatttccatatgttaccgcatagagggcgccaacacaaacttttcatagaagaaagATAGcatatcaagatgttcggaagaattattgaaaaatgcctgttctacaactttgtggaagacacccaATCTCTATCTCactccgttaaaaagttagtgttaacgccatctatgcggtaaaatgtggaactaaaattttccaaccaaaacataactcgtatcatgTGCTATAATTCTTTTGAatatactattgagctaaacctaaccattatttcacaacaaTGTTTAGTTCATGCATATTGAGTACTGATACGaaaccatgcactgttaggccccatacaaaactgactcagacatcacgtcGCTAAaactttaataacttcttttaacaaagtcggattgcctagcagtcttcgacaaagttgtagacaatcaaattatcttttttattttcacttatagtgataatatgatgtatacagtgccacctagaggCGAAAATGCGGggtagtgggttttctccatgtaaattgttgaaaaatcccatacaaacttcaggtacgttggtccggtagttagacttgttcgacttgcttcaaatttggtgcaagtactcctggtgggactaggaatcgactcaggggtgggccgataggggtcatttttttcttgtcactctactgAACACTCGCGATTTAATAAAacatgttcggaagaattactgaaaaatttctattcaacaaatttgttgaagataccTAAATGTCATCTATCATGTATAATACGGATCTTAATTTATTGTCTTCTCTGACGTAAGATTGCGACCATATCGTCATATGTAATGTAGGCAAACCATTAAAATCATTAATGCTAAATTATTCCTCTCATTGAAATAGATTCCTTAGAATTTAATGACGATCTTCTCAAGCTCACAACCAGAACACTTACATTCGCAAGTACCACCGGCATACGTCGAATCATTTATCTATCATACAAGCTGGGGTAGCGATCGTTCATAACAAACAGGCGTCCGGCAGTTTATTTTATCCGTTTATTCCGCTCAAGAGCGATAATAATATATGTACGTGGAACTGTGCGCGACGGAACAATCGCCCACAGCTATTCAGGGAATTCCTCGTCATCTCGTCTCATTTTCTATGAAATTTCAAATTCGCTCCTCATGACGCGATAACTTGAACTGTTTTCATTAATCCATACGGGACAGTTGAAGGAGGTGGACGTTCTTTAGGAGGAATTCAATTCAACTCGGCGTGATGTTCaagaatttaatattttttgccaCGGCAGTAAGCTGCTTGGCAGTAGTCTTAGGACAGGAAGGAGTCAAAACCTGGCGGAAAGGTGGTGGTCAAGTGGTTCAAATGATTAACTTCAACCAAACCATAGCAGAAGATCGACCCAGGGAAAACATGATGCTAGATCTGCATCGTGGAAACGAGTCGCAAAGTGCTCTTGACAAGTTTATGAACAAAACCAAAGGTCAGATTCCGATGGGAGTTTGCTTCGAAGAGGTTCCGACTGCCAGTCTGTTCAAGCCAAATACCAGAGTAATTCCAGCCGGGAATGGGGTGAGTATTTTGTTTCGCAATTAACCCAAATCAAGTTGATTATGTGGGTTGCTTTTTTCACAGTCGGATCCATCGCTTAGCCGTGTCCAGGTCTGTTGCAAGGGTTACGAACGAAATGTTCATAACTTCCGCAAGTGCGATCCGGTGTGCGACGAACCTTGCATCAACAGTTTATGCGTCGGTCCGAATACGTGCTCTTGCTATCCGGATTTTGTAAATAATCGACAGGATAAGTGTGTTCCAACTTGCCCGATTGGATGTGATAATGGAGAGTGTGATCTGAAGCTGAATCTCTGTGTCTGTCGGGATGGCTTCGAACTGGACGAAACGCATCAGTTCTGTGTTTACAGGTGTACCGGCGGTTGTGGAGCCGGACAATGTGTGGGACCGGAAAAGTGTAAATGTAACGATGGGTATGAGCAGGATGAAGACGGAGTATGTGTTCCCAGATGTGAACGAGGATGTGGCGGCGGAGATTGTATCGCTCCCGGGGTCTGTCAATGTCGAGCAGGATACGAGAAAAGCGAAAGTGGTTGCGAACCCATTTGCTCCGAGTAAGTTTTCTTTTCGGTTAACTTAAAAGTGTTCAATTTGCTGAAAAATAATAGCATTAATTTTTATAGTCCCAAGAAAATTATACTATTCAACTTACCATATGACTACCCATATTCGCCCCATGGTTAATGTGATTTCCTCTCTACATAAAATTGACATGCGATTTCGTATTATTCACTCTACATTTTCTTAAACCCTCCGTAGCGGATGTTTCAACGGAATTTGCACGGCACCGGAAACATGCACCTGCAAACCAGGCTACAAAAGCGGCAACACTACGAATAACTGCGTGCCCACCTGTGATCGACCGTGTTTGAATGGCGAATGCACGGGACCGAACACGTGCACTTGCCATCGAGGTTACAAACAGGATGAAACTGAACCGCTAAGGTATGGCTGAACTGAAAAACGATAGTCAAATTTCATCGAAGCTAATCGATTTTCCCAATAGATGTGTTGCTCACTGCCCCAACGGCTGCCCGAACGGAGTATGCTCCGGACCTAACATGTGTCTGTGCAACGCTGGCTTCATCAAGGATCGCAGTCTGAAGGGAAGTCAAGCCTGTGTGAAGCGAGTCTAGAATGACGATAGTTTTTGCAACCATAAACGATAGATATGCGACCTAGCCATGATGTTCTGACATGACTTGCGAAATATATAAAACGTTGATAAGAGTGCTGCTTGTTAACGGGAAAGGCCATCTGGAGAAAACTCAAATCAAGCGCATAAGTGCGATAGGGTATAAACATCGTCACTGTGTAGGCAAAGTGACTAAGTGAAAATGCGGTTGTATGTTGAGAGGAtgtttctcaaataaatttcgtttttttacgcACTCAGCTTGTGTTTCTATTCGATGGTGATAACTGACATGGGACCAGCATAGCGTTTTTGTTAGGGCACTAGTCTGATGTGCAACAGATCTGGATTCGATTTACAAACCCAGAATGATACCCTTTTAAAGCCTCCGTCATCAGAACGGACGAATGTgacaattttaatttaattcaataataaattttgttcattcataatttataatttgttaGAAATTTTACATGTTTATTTACCGTTGGTCTCTGCCCGACCGAACGGCATGCCTATACCAAGAGAGGTGAATCCACCATATGGACGCAAGTTATTGAGCTATCCACACATGAACCGGGACCAATGGTTTTACTTTCCTTTCGAGGTAACTTCGTGACTGGAGATTTTCCACTTCAGAAAatctaaatgaaaaaaatattttgagagaTATTAGAACTTGAACGAATGCTGAAAATCGCACATACTCGAATATCCAGTTGATGGCAGCACTGTATCTGATTACAGGCACATTCGAAGTGTATAGTGTATTTCAGTGTATCATTGTCCATTGAACTAAACAGTCATATAGCCTCTAGCTTGACAAAGATTGTTTTAGATCTATACGTTTATAAACCGTTCATAATTGCGGTTTCGGGGTTTTGTTCTAATCGACATCGAAAATTAGAAACACACAAGCAGTTTCTCGAAACGGGTAAGTTTTGATAGCTTATTCAGTTTTAATCTAAGACCTATTTTTTCGAATATCAGATGATAATTAGTAGGAGCCTAAAAATTTGTATAtaggggaacgcggggcaagaccttaagcgcaatattttttctaaacttccacaaagctcctaaaattgtatattgtgtgcataatccttgtttaggtggttcttaacaaaatataatttttaagcctttcaaaaaattgaattcattaaaaatgattggttgccaaaaaatggaaaaaattgacattttaaaaacgcttttgaactttctttttgtccatttttttccattaaaaatgtattgtgtatgtgtgataaagtgcaattatgtgtatatgactatgtgtgatgcaaacgcatgctttctgtagtttcatcgcgtagcaagaggaagagcattctaatgcgtggtgttatgaataaataatgtttaacgcatggtttatattatggtacgggttttctgaagtaattctttcgagctttattgccacttgtatagccattctaacgaggaagagctgttctgcaagcagattatatacgctgttactaggattcattcacttagaagtgacgcacgcttcgtagtaagctatccggttcgtgttgtgatttttcagaacactgttgatcaacaatccgacggtcaatgaaaatttttcatcaaaatcatttcaaaatctcatattagattatacttttcgtttctttttgtaatattattatgaatcacgttcaacttaatttttaatttttttttttgatcggcttgagacaatactgacaaataaatgcaaaaaacatagtttccgtgtatttcaattattaacatgacgtaattatagtataatcgaacacaacaaatataccgagtcatttgtatcgaatcaaaaacgaacccaatcatCCAAACATcatgtcggtcttaccccacccaaatACTGTCGGTCTCACCCCAACTgcgcacatttttgttaaatgctcaattaacagtattgaaatactcaaacttatcttcaatacacacatataacgatatggagagtagaaaaGAATGCGTGACAAAAAAAcaggtcattttcaaagcttttgtgttattaaaatcttaaaatgtatcaactaaaaataacatccaaaagcgcatcaactttgctttcgcttgttttgtttattttgttgacgtttaatgaacccatatggcatcgatatgtatcgaaatgcctaaaatagtcgtactaataatatcctgtcattattgtatgatttaaaatttgatatctggaaaaagtcgtggggtgtcgggcttacccagggtgtcgggcttccccccagttcccctaacaTCACCAGCTAAACCAGACCGGCGCAGTACACTAACAATTGAAGGTTTATAGTTTACTACAAGTTGAAATGAGCGGCTTTAAAACTGCCATTGAACTGAGTTTGTTGCTACGGTGGCTTAGAATACCAAATCCACTTCTTCTATAATACGTTAAATTTCTCAAATACTATACTAAAGGGTGTTACGGTCAGAAATTGGTCCAACAAGAACGTGTGTAAAGCGGTCAaacattatattaaaaaataaaatcatgtTTCTTTTGCCACTAAGGCTTAGTTTGTAGCGAACATGAATTGTCGGGCCTatcgatttaattttttttgagttttgacgtAAGTgacaataccttatttaagTCTTTTTGGTGCTATCCAATAtgaaaaacagatcgaaatggtgagatGTAAGAatgggccggagtcccaagggctGCAGCTTCGAATCCTGTCGCTGGGGTGATTTTTtcttcatcgaacgaggtcacggatttgatcactgttctacagtggaattgtagaagcatcatcccgaaaatcgattcttttacTTTTACTTCGATTTCACTAAAAAACTTGAAATGCGTTGCATttgcattttttattcaattccatatcaacttttgaacagggctaataagatttgtaaacaaacttttgttttgctgaaaacatttgaaattgattctaccaagtgTAAAGATGTTGAATCATGTGTACTTTCTATAAACTTCAACTCGACAGCGGAATAgtgagcgaaataaatttgtttacaaaaatctcatttgcCCTTTTGAATTCATCTGTTTGctttagcttaaaggtgccattttttccgcttagttaataattaattgctccaacaacctcccttctaaaaatcgtaAAGtacattactatacaaagaacacacaaaattac is a window from the Topomyia yanbarensis strain Yona2022 unplaced genomic scaffold, ASM3024719v1 HiC_scaffold_205, whole genome shotgun sequence genome containing:
- the LOC131694950 gene encoding epidermal growth factor-like protein, which translates into the protein MFKNLIFFATAVSCLAVVLGQEGVKTWRKGGGQVVQMINFNQTIAEDRPRENMMLDLHRGNESQSALDKFMNKTKGQIPMGVCFEEVPTASLFKPNTRVIPAGNGSDPSLSRVQVCCKGYERNVHNFRKCDPVCDEPCINSLCVGPNTCSCYPDFVNNRQDKCVPTCPIGCDNGECDLKLNLCVCRDGFELDETHQFCVYRCTGGCGAGQCVGPEKCKCNDGYEQDEDGVCVPRCERGCGGGDCIAPGVCQCRAGYEKSESGCEPICSDGCFNGICTAPETCTCKPGYKSGNTTNNCVPTCDRPCLNGECTGPNTCTCHRGYKQDETEPLRCVAHCPNGCPNGVCSGPNMCLCNAGFIKDRSLKGSQACVKRV